The following DNA comes from Triticum aestivum cultivar Chinese Spring chromosome 3D, IWGSC CS RefSeq v2.1, whole genome shotgun sequence.
TCACCCCTTCGTTCAACCTTCCCTGTATAATAAtaaatcaccttaatttacttaccttgtAAACCAATTctactttaatttacttaccaaacttctaattAAAATATAAGATAAATCACGAGAAGAATTGGATGAATATTTATTTACCGGCCGTGATCGCGTAGCTGTACTATACACGCTTTGCGCCTTATCAAGTGGCTAACTAGTCTACAGTAGCTTTTCTTTTTGTCCTGGCGAAGCAACTTTTCAGGAAAAAAAAAGCCTTACAGTAATCGCTTGATAAAAAGCTTAATTTGACAAAACATGCATGCCATTTCGTCGGTGGTTAGAGTATGCCGTTTTGGGgtactggcccaatagtgatgtgaCAAATTTTTGTTCCAATAAAATAAAGTTTTTTAGGAGTTtgaaaatacaaaaataaaaacaagcaaaacaaacaGGGTTCCAGACAACATACACAGCCCGCGTCGCATCACCCGGGTGCGTCACGGAATACGTTGCTCTGCCTTGAACCCACAATTATTGCATGCATATATATGAGTATCCGAAGCAAATCAACATATCCACTGTGGCATAACCCTGTCAGTCTATTTCTCAACTCCCATGGAGTAACTAGTTTGGTCTTATGTGGAGACAGACGCCGAAATCATCACGTGATTATTAACTGGGCATTGTTACTTGTCCATATGATCCATATATTGGAGGATGAGTTTGGAAGGCATGTGTGCATGATTGTGAAAGACAGGCCCCCGGAATTTGCCTGCCCGGCCCCTTACAAGGAATTCGATGAGGCGGCGGACGAGGTGTGGGGCAAGACCGACGATGAGGAGGACATTGCCGTCCCCGCCAAGGCCACGCAcaaccgccacgaccacgaagccagcACGTCGGCGGGCGTCGCAGACAGCAAGGAAGAGCGTGCATGATAGGTCTCCGATACTTGGTGAACCGTTACCCTCGCCACACTCCATTGCACATGGCCGAGCAAAGCAACAACGTGGTTGCGCAGTGGAGAGATCATCGGTTTGTGGGACCCACACGGAAAACATACACGTTCCCATGGACCCGGAGCAGAGGAGCGGGGTTGACCTCTGACCACCACCACCACTCAACTGATTCGTTCTATCACTCCTTTTCCCTTTTTAGCTGCCCGGTTGCTCCATTTTATTTTATTAATTATAATATAATCGGTCGCCGTGCGTCCGTCCGTCCATCCACAACACGGCAAGCCGCTCCGGCTGTATAAATAAGCTCCCCAGCTCCAATCTTCATCCACACCTCGCCTCAGCTCCCAGCTTCAACCCAATCCAATACCTCCCTCTCCCCGTCTCTACACACCTTCCTCCTCCTTGAGGTTGAGGGACACCAAGCGCAACTCGACTCACCACTGCAATGAAGAGCAGGAGGCAGAGCGACCGCGGAGGAGCCGCCGCCGGCGCCATGGCGCTGGACGGGAGCCACCACACCACAAGCAGCGGCAAGATGGAGCGCAAGGACGTGGAGAAGAACCGGCGGCTGCACATGAAGGGACTCTGCCTCAAGCTCTCCTCCCTCGTGCCCGCCTCCTcaacccaccacctccgccattattcttcttcctcttcctcgccgCCGTCCAGCAACAAGGTAAACTCTTGTCTTGTCTTCTTCGTCGACTTCTCTTAACTTGGCCCAAAAAGGCTGATTGATTAGCCCAACTCATGCCGCTGCCTGTCAGGACAGGACACACAGCTAATTGACCACCCACGAGCACTAGTAAAACACATTATACAGTAGAGAATACATACAGTATATTTACaaaagaaacaagaaataaaaggcTGCCTGTACACATGATAGACTACAACTGttttctttctgaaaacaaaaaaaTACGTGTGTGATGTGAAGCACCTACTTCCCTGGTTCACTGAAGATGAATTATTGTGCTCTCCTCTCTGTATGTCTGCCTGAAATTGGTTGGTGGCCACGTGCTACTAGTATAGCTCCACCAAGATTTTTTATTTCCACACGTGGCAGATTGATTCGCTCATCAGACAGCAGTGTGCTAGTACAAGTAGTACCACTCACTCATTCGCTCCACGTCCCGGCCGAATCGGATAAGTCTGAACAAAACTATGTATACTTCGTGGTCAACAAAATCCTCAAAAGATGTGTTCACAATAATCATCTCACCGACCTACTTACAAAAGATTGCAGATCACTCCTCTGAATCGAGGCACATGCCTTTCTCTCTCTTCCACACAAAATCTTCATTTTCTATACATCAGTAGATCGACCATCTTGATTGAAACTAGTACAATATGATGGCAACCAGTGCATCAATTATTTATTTTACCACTAGTAATAGCCACTAAAAAGCGGGAATGGCTAGAAATCAGTCAGCTGAATTTTTGGTTTGAGGTCAATCGATTTGTGCACCGTTTGATGCAAAATCAATGGCCCACAGTTTTCTTCAACCTCTGGACACATCTCCTTTCTTCATTCATTTAGAAATCGATTGACGCCGAATTCGCATCAGCTGACTGATGTGCAGCTAAACTGCTAAAAAGCACAAGATTggttgtgtgtgtgcgcgcgcgcaagCACGATCTGACGACGAAGAGTTGGTTGTGCCTATGCAGGACGCGGCGACGCAGCTGGACCAGCTGGACAGCGCGGCGGCGTACATCAAGCAGCTCCGGGCCAGGATCGAGGACCTCAAGCGCCGCAAGCAGGCCGCCCTCTCCGGCAACACCGTTGGCTGCTCATCCTCCGTCTCCGCCGGCGACTACAAGTCACAGACGGCAGCGCTGCCTGTGATCGAGGTGCGGCACCAGGACGGGACGCTGGACGTGGCGCTGGCGAGCGAGGCCGGGCGTCCCTTCCGGCTGCACGAGGTGATGGCGGTGCTGGAGCAGGAGGGGGCCGAGGTGGTCAGCGCCAGCTTCTCCGTCGTCGGCGACAAGATCTTCTACACGCTCCATTCCCAGGCGCTCTGCCCCCGCATCGGCCTCGACGCCGGCCGCGTCGCCCAGAGGCTCCGCGGcctcgccgccgcagccaccgTCTCGGCGCTGCTGACATGATTTTGTCTCTCTAGCATTTTCTTTTTTTGCCATGGCGACCCGATCGACTGACCTGCAAGGAGATGGATGGAGCTGGTAGATTGATTAATTTGCAGCTGTGCTGCGGGTAGTTGATCTTTTCCCCCCTCTTGTACTAGTATTCTTCCTGGCTTTCTATTGGTAGGTTGGTTGGCTAATGGCTCCTCACTCTGCTTGTGAGTGAGCTTCAGGTTTGTCTGAAGGAAATCTAGCGTGTTGCTACTTATGTATACTTGTTCTGAGACGTTGTGTTGTTCAGGACGTCGTTGAGCTTCCAGAACACCTTCGGAGACTAGTATAGTTTCTTCAAAGATTAGTTCTGTGATGATGTTGATCGTGCCTTTGACGAGTAAATTGCACCTTGTTTTGTGTAATCTTTTTGAAAAAACCACTGATTGGCGGATCTGGCTCGGTTAAGTGcgtttatgacagatggggcccctATTTCGCTGATGTGGCATAGCGTTTTACCAAAGACAGCATTATATGGGTAACACTATTGTCAAAAAGCGAAAACACCCTCCCGATTCAGATCGGGATCTGTCTCTCCCGCACACTATCCTCGTCCTCCTTCCAGCTCCTTGGATGCCCTGCCGGCCTGCCCGGTGGATGCCCTTCTccttctctctctatctttctcCCGGCGGATGCCTCGGCGTGCTCGCTGGCCTCGAGGGCCTCGGACGCCGCGAAGAACGCAGCGGCGAGCCTGACCACCCTGACCCCACCGTTGGTGCCCCTTCCCAGCGTGAGCCGTGCGCACCACGCGAGCTGCACGCCGCACTCGCCGTCGTGGTCGTCGGGACGGAGGACAGGAGGCCGCGACGGTCCGGCCACGTCCTCCAATGTGGTGCTCGAGCAGGACACGTCCTCTCTCGTGGTCGAGAGTAAAAGCGGCGCGTCTTCTTGGTGCAGAGGGAGCATGCTAGAGCCAGCGGGCGACCAGCCGCCAGGCCGTCCTCACCTTCCTCCGCCAGTGCAGCTGTGCTGCTCGAGCAAGGACGGCGGCAGCGCAATGGCTGACACGCCACGCGACCGCCGCTCTGCTCCGCCGGCGCCATCGCCACTTTGCTCGCTCGGCGCCGCCACGCTccgcggagggaggagagaggagtcTGCGCTCCGCGGCTACCGAGGACGGAGAAGGAGAGAGGAGGCTGCGGCATCTCAGGCGAGGGAGTGGGTGCCCGACCTCCTGTGGATTGGCGCCGAGCGGAGGATCTGGCGGCGAAGAGAGAGATGGGGATCGAAGGGAGAGAAGGGATCGAAGGGAGTAGGGGCTAATTGCATTTTTTCTTTTTGATTCAGGGGGGTCTGTGTGAAATGTAAGGACTAGTTTGTAAATTCAAATTAAAATTGATCTGGCACAAAATGTCACGCCATGTAGGCAAAAAAGGGCCCCACGTGTCATAAGCGTGCTCAAAAGAGGCTTATTCGCtgatcagtggtttttgcaaaatgTTTACGAGAAACATGATGCAATTTGTCAAGAAACTGTAACCTAGTGTTTTCTGAAAACCTAGCCCTCAAAatggtggttttgtgcaatttactctgCCTTTGACCTTGTGGCGTGGCAGAGAGAGACCAGCAGCATCAGAGAACCAGCTAGGTGAGTGAGGGGATCGATTCCCTGAACGAATCCGAGCGGCAGCCACACAGGAGCATCTGTCCGGAAGGCCGTGTGTAGGAAAGCTTTGTTATCCTGATGCTTATCAAACAAATTTGGTAAGTAATCtctttgcttcttctttctttcatactgcatgtatgtatgtatgtaggtATGTATGTATGACAGAACTAGGGTATGCATGCATGTGAAAACGACTGTGATAAGCAAGCAAAGCAGATCCTTGGTTTGGTGCGGGGTGACAAGGATGGTTTGGCTAGCTAGCCAAAGCCGCATCGCTTTACGACACGTGCTGGATCTTGTTCAAGAGCAATTGATTAGGGCTTTTCTTTTCTCCATGGATGATCTTGTTCCACACCACGTGCAGAGAGTCTGTGATGCATAATAATGTATAATGCAGGGAGTCTGAGCTGCTTGCATGCGTTTGCGTCAACAGGGAACAAACTCAAGAAATCGTGAGGGCAAAGCCCGAGAAAAGAAAATGCAGACATCGTCGCCGCCTTGGATCTCCCTATCGCCGCTGGGCAAAGCCCGAGCAGGGGATGAAGACGGCGGCGGGGTTTCCTCAGCTGCGGCTCTGGGGCGTGGGTGCCCTGGCTCGGCGTTGGCGCGGCCTTGAGTCGTCGGCGCAAAGTTATGGCCTCCCCTGCCGTCAACATCCCACCCCGGCGGTGCAGCAGGATTCTGGCGGTGAAGGCGCAAAGTTATGGCTTCCCGGCGGCGAATTGGTTGTTCCTGTGGAGCGTGGTGAAAGAAGGTGCAGGAGGATCCGGTGGTCCGGCTGGTGCCTGCTGCAATTTAGCTAGCGAAACCTTGTTTCGGCCTTGGCCGAAAACATCGACGGCGGCACCCGCGGGCGTCGTTACCTCGTTGGAGGCGTCGTGGGACTATCTTTGCTCCCTGTGTGCTCCAGGGGAAAACCCAGATTCAAATTTCTTGGATCGGATGATGGTGGCGTGCCTACGTCCCCCACGCCCAcgcccacccccaccccccggCGTCATCCTTGGAGCCCTACATCGGCCGGTGGGACCAGTGGAAAGCTTCGATGGATGGCGCTCGTCTTCGCGTATTCTCGCGCGATGGCCTGGGTGGAGCGGCATATGGCTTCTACCGCATCAACGTCGGCCAATCTCTGCGGCATCATGGAGCTCTTAGTGCCGGACGCGTGTTGATGAAAGTGCGCATTATGGTGGCGTAGTCTCGCGAGTTCGCTCTCGCAAGGTCAATGCGTTGATCTCTTCTAAAGTTAGGACGGTGAAAGAGAGCAATAGCGGATGACGGTGTAAAATACTGTCAGATCCCTCGGTAGGGTTCATGACCAGGTGGAAAGTATCGAACAGAGTCTGCACACATagcttacccaggtttgggtcttcaaacagtaataccctacatcctgcttcttCCGACCGTGTCCGCCATTGGAGGAGGGGATCGATTCCCTACGAATCCCACCAAAGCTCCACAGCATCTTGTCCGGTCGTGTGTACGATGCTTTGTTATCTTGTTGCTTACCAAAGCTCCACAGCATCTTCTTCCGTTTCAAAATAgctgactcaactttgtactaatcaTTTAATTTGGAACGCAGGGAGTATGACACAAGTGACTGCGATAGACAAGCAAAGGAGATCGTCGGTTTGATCAACGCAACGATGATGGCCTTTTCGATCtttttactatgtgtgcatgagcaGCTAGCCAAGCCGCGTCGCTTTCGAGCACGTGCTGGATTTACTGCACACGAGCAATTATTTAGGGCTTCTCGTTTCCATGGATGATCTT
Coding sequences within:
- the LOC123073529 gene encoding transcription factor bHLH168, producing MKSRRQSDRGGAAAGAMALDGSHHTTSSGKMERKDVEKNRRLHMKGLCLKLSSLVPASSTHHLRHYSSSSSSPPSSNKDAATQLDQLDSAAAYIKQLRARIEDLKRRKQAALSGNTVGCSSSVSAGDYKSQTAALPVIEVRHQDGTLDVALASEAGRPFRLHEVMAVLEQEGAEVVSASFSVVGDKIFYTLHSQALCPRIGLDAGRVAQRLRGLAAAATVSALLT